cctaaaaaaaaaaaaaagtaaagtaCGTGCTATTGGGCCCACAAGACTACACTCCCATTCCATACTTTCAAGGCCACACGTGTGTACTCAGGAAGAGGATGTCATGTGATTTTGTGTTATCATTTTTTaattggaaaatttgtaattattaatccaatttTTGtccgattttttttaattaagcctacctatgcgatatttctaaataatccaacctttatgacccaactactattattaagcctaacaatttactaacctgctataggcggtattcacccttacgtggcatataacaattataattattttttaaaatttttttccccttattttctttaattgctattttaattttcgttcctctctcctctgcgattttctgcttcatctctgcactcctctccattatttctcttctacctcttctccaccattgtcgatccctcatacggtcatacctctccattcgaagttcatcaaaaataatcagcaattgctatggctggggtaaagcaattgcctgttggatctggatcatcttcaaattcaatgttattttttctttataaattttcaacaagaccacaataaccaacatcccacaacataaaaaaaaaaaaaaactatattattgcaacaactcgggtttttacgaactgaccatcaaggaagcccaaaattcaaaatttaccaaaaaaggaacaaaaacgctaaggttcgtaagttcatcttcaattgtacgattttggagacgaaatttgaatgcgcgtggatgaagtcacctatttccacaagaaaatcgatgatgatgtcatgaaccagtacaattgtggttgaagcaacagtaatggaggagagaggaattgaaacacggtacagagaagagaagggttaagggttttttgaaaaaaaaaatgaaatccttgtttaggtggtaagtgatgatgacgtgtccaatattttagaagggaaaccaactttaggttgtcaacgtttttcacgttgactttgtagcaggtaaccggtcatctagccttaataatagtagttgggtcataaaggttggattattcagaaatatcgcataggtaggcttaattaaagaaaattgggcaaaggttggattaataattacaaactttccttgactttgtagcaggtaaccggtcatccaggcttaataatagtagttgggtcataaaggttggattatttagaaatatcgcataagtaggcttaattaaagaaaaacgggcaaaggttggattaataattacaaaatttCCTTTTTAATTTGATCACTAACATATTTTCTTTTTGGACTAATTTGCCCCCCATGATCTACTAAAACCAAATTACTTTGTTCCAATAGTTAAAAAGAACGAATACACATATATGACCAATTTTGTGATTTTGATTTACGTTTTttaatggtaagaactttgctTTTTAGAGTTTACAGGTTTAGGACTAATTTGTCTCTAATAATCTCCTAAAATAAGCTAaacccaaattcttatttacagggggtgtacgataaatattataCATCAAACTTAAAGTTAACGTAAAATTCTTAAAAATTatccttatatatgtaaaagttatctattttttagtgataaaatttttcaatttaataaaaaatatttcttcaaagttactaataatgtataaaattaatcattttaaccctttaaaatatttatctattttttttaataatataaaagttagagaaacctaggtaaaagttatgttggtgtacaataaatttattgtacaccttgtgcatgcAAGACATTTTGTaaactaaaagtaaagagtgtTTTATCGCATGAAATTTTTGCTTATCTGaactttacaaattttaacttaattaaaataattggaTGTGGACAATCTTTGTTTTCTCTAAATTTACCctatactagattagatcccgcgCACGCACGGATTATGatcattttttttacaaaatatttaactaaacatccccaaactactgcataatcataaatttttttgaacatactcatttgaatttattcatctaatatgcatattatatatgtgtaatatgctaatttgacagATATATCGAGTGAatttattttccattattaatgtaACTATTTGACTAATATATTATCAAAAAGCATTTATCAAAATTATTATTACCATACATAGagagtttataaaaagggtatagaataaaaataaaataaaaaatatatttaatttaggaAAATGTTTTAGGCGGGAAATTTTACACCAGAAAATGACATATGTCATTTATGGTGTTTGttttaacggttttttcatgaaatgcccctgaggtttgcaataatgcaccaaatacacctgcgcgtttcaaaattcataaaatacccctaaagTTCCGTACTGTTCATTAAATGCTCTTGGATTTAACGGACGTTAGCTTGCCGTTAGTGATGTTTTACCAATTTGCCGTTAAATGTTGTTTGGCGCGATTTAGGTAACTACTGTGACTgaaattcccaaaaaaaaaaaaagcttctcaacttctcttctttctctctcctctcccctgttcttcaacCCTCATCAATTCTACTGTAACTGACAAAATTCTGGGTAGATCTTCAAGAATTTAGTGAAATTTGTTGCGTTCTCTTTGGCGAGTTCGTGGGTGTTCGTTTGCTGAATTCGCGACAAAAAGGGGGGAACTTGGAGGCGATTTAGAGCTTCAGGTGCAGTGGACGAACAAGGGCCATTTTCGAAGTTGGATTATCTACTTCAAGGTAAAAATTCCTTCTTCGCTGATTTATTTTGCTTGTAAAGTACAATTTTTTTCACGAattgattagggttagggttttgcgaAATTGTCAGTGATTTTTTGCAATTGTCAGTTGAGATTAATTGATTGGTTAGAAGTTAGTTATTCCTTGGATTTGTTGTGAATAATTGTTTGGTTAGTTGTAAGTTGTGATTGTGACCTGTTGAATTTCATTGTGATAATGATTGTGGTTGTTTATTGATGAATTGTTGTTGGTTGAATCgaaattcatgttttttttcttaaattttcCCTTTAGGATGACTGCAATGTGGTTGTTATTGCATCATGGATCACATAGCTTTGATGTGAGAGTTACAGATCACATGGAAAAGTATCGTCTTTTGAGGTTGTTTTTGGATATTTTTGAGGAATCTGTTAGGCAGGATGTGTTTTTACCTAGTACATTTGCCCTGTTTATTGAGTCTCCCTGTGGTAGAGTTGAGTTGGTAGATGATAAGACAATGAAGCTAATGTGGGGATGGAATTGGGGTAAGGACACTGCTGAAATATGGGTTGAGGGTACAAACAAACCAGGAGTGGTGTTTAGAAATGTTGTTGCCACAATTGAGCATCATAGGAAGGAGAGTGAGAGAAAGCTCAAAGAGAGACAAGATGAACTTCTTAGGGCTCAAAGAAAGGAGGAAGAGGAAATGAGGAAAAAACAGGAGAGAGAGGACATTTTAAGGGAACTTCAGGAACAAATGGAGTACACAGTAGCTGTGGAGGTGCCTGTGGTTGATTGTGAGGACTTAAGCACTGAGTATGTGAGGATTATAAGCAAGGATGGTGCTGATGAGGTGTTTCCAGGAGCCTCTCAACCACAACCCACACAAGAATCTTCACCCTACAAAAAACCTTCTTCTCCTAAACCAAAACAAAAGGCCAAAGTCAAGCCAACTACTCCAAAAGCTCCTAAGGTTCCTAAAGCTCCTAAGGTTCCTAAAGCCAAGAAACTGACCCCTAAGAGGAGACCCTCTTCATCAGCTCCcaatccaccaccacaacatcccacaccaccaccacaacagccCACACCAAAGGAGAAACAATCAATCCCACCACATCAACCCACCCCAACTAAAAAACAGGCCACACCAAAGGCaaaaaaacccaccccaccAACAAAAAAGCCCACCTCAACACCACAGCAACCCACCCCAACTCCAGAACAATCAATCCCACCAGC
This genomic stretch from Spinacia oleracea cultivar Varoflay chromosome 3, BTI_SOV_V1, whole genome shotgun sequence harbors:
- the LOC110793986 gene encoding uncharacterized protein codes for the protein MWLLLHHGSHSFDVRVTDHMEKYRLLRLFLDIFEESVRQDVFLPSTFALFIESPCGRVELVDDKTMKLMWGWNWGKDTAEIWVEGTNKPGVVFRNVVATIEHHRKESERKLKERQDELLRAQRKEEEEMRKKQEREDILRELQEQMEYTVAVEVPVVDCEDLSTEYVRIISKDGADEVFPGASQPQPTQESSPYKKPSSPKPKQKAKVKPTTPKAPKVPKAPKVPKAKKLTPKRRPSSSAPNPPPQHPTPPPQQPTPKEKQSIPPHQPTPTKKQATPKAKKPTPPTKKPTSTPQQPTPTPEQSIPPAQQPTPTTHQPIPPPQQPNPSPQTHHL